One genomic region from Glaciimonas sp. PAMC28666 encodes:
- a CDS encoding capsular polysaccharide biosynthesis protein: MMKLLSDQVVGIFSRGILRIPYLSEFLDLPVANVGAYKSYFVRALAAVFTPQLKRTRIAAFAGWGRRPTARKPMQQAASSGVLYLALEDGFLRSYGTGDRFPPLALVVDEQGIYYDSTQPSGLELLLQGPTDLLRGINEDVARAKALILAHQLSKYNHAPALDVSVLRVSDVQRVLVIDQTVGDMSVTLGGAGEDTFLAMLTAARSENPKATIYVKTHPEVSSGRKGGYLTHVENDEHTVVLREEINPLSLIERMDRVYVVTSTMGFEALLADKPVTVFGLPWYAGWGVTDDRLRCARRTQLRSVDALFAAAYFHYSRYLNPVTHQRGTIFDVIDWLVSQRGMAARYTGRMICIGFRRWKAANIAAMLSLDQKRVVFVADVKAAERLGPQHGDCLVFWGRNPPTGLIDLAERHSARGLRMEDGFVRSVGLGSDLIRPMSLVLDERGIYFDPTQLSDLEHMLNTTFCSASEIARARHVRDFIVGHGITKYNLEPCEPAAWHNGDAEVVLVPGQVENDASIRYGCNDVNTNLGLLQAARRAHSDAFIVYKPHPDVASGNRAGKLKLIQAREFADHVETQLSVVSCIEAADVVHTMTSLTGFDALLRGKRVVVYGLPFYAGWGLTEDIFNDGAASARRARRLTLDELVAGTLLRYPLYWDQHLRGYTTCEAVLRRIVETRDALESDGGLERLRVGFVRRQWRKLGILTWSWLSRSYSVGR; encoded by the coding sequence CCCTATTTGAGCGAATTTCTGGATTTGCCGGTAGCCAATGTTGGCGCCTATAAATCCTACTTTGTGCGCGCGCTAGCGGCCGTGTTTACGCCGCAGCTTAAGCGCACGCGGATCGCGGCATTCGCTGGATGGGGGCGTCGTCCGACCGCTCGTAAACCGATGCAGCAGGCAGCATCATCGGGAGTGCTATATTTAGCGTTGGAAGATGGATTTTTGCGCTCATACGGCACGGGTGATCGCTTTCCTCCGCTTGCGTTGGTCGTCGACGAACAGGGTATTTATTACGATAGTACTCAGCCTTCAGGATTAGAGCTGTTGCTGCAAGGGCCGACCGATTTGTTGCGTGGAATCAATGAGGATGTAGCACGCGCCAAGGCGCTGATACTGGCGCATCAATTAAGTAAATACAACCATGCACCTGCGCTGGATGTCAGTGTGCTGCGCGTCAGCGATGTTCAGCGGGTATTGGTGATCGATCAGACAGTCGGCGATATGAGTGTGACCCTGGGTGGGGCCGGCGAGGACACTTTTCTCGCGATGCTCACCGCTGCGCGTTCGGAAAATCCGAAAGCCACCATCTATGTCAAAACGCATCCCGAAGTGAGCTCCGGTCGCAAGGGCGGTTATTTGACCCATGTTGAAAATGACGAACACACGGTAGTGCTGCGAGAGGAGATCAATCCCTTGAGTTTGATCGAGCGGATGGATCGCGTGTATGTGGTGACTTCGACCATGGGTTTTGAAGCATTATTGGCCGATAAACCGGTAACCGTTTTTGGATTGCCATGGTACGCCGGTTGGGGCGTGACCGACGACCGGCTGCGTTGTGCGCGTCGCACCCAGCTGAGGTCGGTGGACGCGTTATTTGCTGCGGCCTATTTCCATTACAGTCGTTATTTGAATCCCGTGACCCATCAACGGGGAACGATTTTCGATGTGATTGACTGGCTGGTGTCGCAGCGTGGTATGGCAGCACGTTATACGGGCAGAATGATTTGTATCGGATTTAGACGCTGGAAAGCCGCCAATATCGCCGCCATGTTGTCATTGGATCAGAAGCGCGTCGTGTTTGTCGCTGATGTTAAGGCGGCTGAAAGGCTAGGACCGCAACATGGTGACTGTTTAGTCTTCTGGGGACGGAACCCACCGACCGGTTTAATCGATCTCGCAGAACGACATTCGGCGCGGGGTTTGCGTATGGAAGATGGCTTTGTGCGTTCAGTTGGATTGGGCTCGGATTTGATTCGGCCAATGTCGCTGGTGCTGGATGAGCGGGGTATCTATTTCGATCCCACGCAGCTTTCCGATTTAGAGCACATGTTGAATACGACATTTTGTTCGGCATCAGAAATTGCGCGTGCACGCCATGTTCGGGACTTCATTGTTGGCCATGGGATTACCAAATATAACTTGGAGCCATGTGAACCGGCCGCTTGGCATAACGGTGACGCGGAAGTGGTTCTGGTACCCGGTCAGGTCGAAAACGATGCATCGATCCGTTATGGTTGTAACGACGTCAATACCAATCTGGGATTGCTGCAAGCCGCTCGCCGGGCGCATTCAGACGCTTTTATCGTCTACAAGCCGCACCCGGATGTCGCCTCCGGCAATCGTGCCGGAAAACTGAAGCTGATTCAGGCGCGAGAGTTTGCGGATCACGTAGAAACACAACTTTCGGTGGTGAGTTGTATCGAAGCCGCCGACGTCGTGCATACGATGACCTCGCTCACCGGTTTTGATGCTTTATTGCGCGGCAAGCGCGTGGTGGTGTATGGCCTCCCTTTTTATGCTGGATGGGGGCTGACCGAGGATATCTTCAATGATGGCGCTGCCAGCGCGCGCCGTGCGCGTCGTTTGACTTTGGATGAACTGGTGGCCGGTACGTTGTTGCGCTACCCCCTTTACTGGGATCAACATTTAAGGGGATATACCACCTGCGAGGCGGTATTGCGACGCATCGTGGAAACTCGTGACGCACTGGAAAGTGACGGTGGCCTTGAGCGGTTGCGGGTCGGATTCGTTCGTCGACAGTGGCGCAAGCTCGGCATTTTAACGTGGTCCTGGTTGTCCCGATCTTACAGTGTCGGGCGATAG
- a CDS encoding capsule biosynthesis protein: MNARLDAEQALRYKRGDYTLPGFYHLLQCKRVLMLQGPMGNFFNRVAEWLERRDVTVRKINFNGGDWLFHRRLQATNYRGKLSDFTEFLTQFLLEHRIDGILCFGDCRHYHSLAAEVAALMKIPFFAFEEGYIRPNYITLERGGVNMHSLLPRGAEFYRALPDIDIPDPQATNTSFGRAALCAMGYYLAGRLLHVFFPHYRHHKKFSVTYETKNWFRSFVRKQRNRHRDAEMMASLIKHQSGNYFAVALQVYNDSQVHHHSHYHDVREFITEVVGSFAMHADQEHHLVFKHHPMDRGQRDYRRLLRALSAQHGLTGRVHYVHDVHLPSLLRHSRGVVTINSTVGLSALYHDKPLKVMGRALYDLEGLSFQGELAQFWTGQSDIDKALLSRFRAFLITQTQLNGSFYGDEFFTCPKTGKRNDSGFSGPLTLLDIKDGRSWEAGTKRNLRTELARYARRSA, encoded by the coding sequence ATGAATGCACGACTGGACGCTGAACAAGCACTGCGCTATAAGCGCGGTGACTATACTTTGCCCGGCTTTTACCATCTTTTACAGTGCAAACGGGTATTGATGCTGCAAGGACCGATGGGAAATTTCTTTAATCGCGTGGCGGAGTGGCTGGAGCGACGTGATGTCACGGTGCGCAAGATCAACTTCAATGGCGGTGACTGGTTATTCCATCGTCGACTACAGGCAACAAACTACCGGGGAAAACTAAGCGATTTTACGGAATTCCTTACGCAGTTTCTTCTAGAACATCGCATCGATGGCATCTTGTGTTTTGGTGACTGTCGACATTATCATTCTCTGGCGGCCGAAGTGGCTGCATTGATGAAGATTCCTTTTTTTGCATTTGAGGAAGGATATATTCGTCCGAATTACATCACGCTCGAACGTGGTGGCGTGAACATGCACTCCCTGCTGCCGAGGGGTGCTGAATTTTATCGCGCATTACCGGACATCGATATCCCTGATCCGCAGGCCACCAATACCAGCTTCGGACGTGCCGCCTTGTGCGCTATGGGGTATTACCTCGCCGGTCGATTGCTGCATGTTTTTTTTCCTCACTATCGTCATCACAAAAAGTTTTCCGTCACTTATGAGACGAAGAACTGGTTTCGTTCTTTCGTCCGTAAACAGCGCAACCGACATCGCGATGCGGAGATGATGGCGTCGCTCATAAAACATCAGTCAGGCAACTATTTTGCGGTGGCATTACAAGTTTACAATGATAGTCAGGTGCATCACCACAGCCATTATCATGACGTCCGCGAGTTCATTACGGAAGTAGTAGGTTCGTTCGCCATGCATGCGGATCAGGAACATCACCTTGTATTCAAACATCACCCGATGGATCGCGGGCAGCGTGACTATCGGCGTTTATTGAGGGCATTAAGTGCGCAGCACGGCTTGACGGGCCGGGTTCACTATGTCCACGACGTGCACCTGCCGAGTTTGTTGCGTCATTCGCGTGGCGTCGTCACCATCAACAGCACGGTTGGGTTATCCGCGCTGTATCACGATAAACCGCTGAAGGTGATGGGGCGCGCCTTGTACGACCTGGAGGGATTGAGTTTCCAAGGTGAACTGGCGCAATTTTGGACCGGGCAGAGCGACATCGACAAGGCGTTACTTAGCCGTTTTCGTGCGTTCCTCATTACGCAGACGCAATTGAATGGAAGCTTCTATGGTGATGAATTTTTTACCTGTCCGAAAACTGGAAAACGGAATGATTCTGGCTTTTCCGGGCCATTGACTTTGCTTGATATCAAAGATGGCCGGTCTTGGGAGGCCGGCACCAAGCGAAATTTGCGCACAGAACTGGCGCGATACGCACGGAGATCAGCCTAA
- a CDS encoding FAD-dependent monooxygenase, whose translation MTDSNLSAPGTLHTDIAICGAGPVGITLAALLIKRGIAPDRIALIDGKTIDQARLDPRAIALSYGSRQILEDVGAWPLAATAIHEIHVSRRGHFGRALIERDDYQLSALGYVSRYGDLVTTLAGLPALRGVSLLRPVQVSSSDEQADGVNIVLSDGGVSDGRLLRSKIMVQAEGGLFGAQTGKTLQRDYDQIAIVAHVQTSAPIPHRAFERFTDQGPLALLPQDDGYALVWCVRPANAAELLALTDALFLQALADAFGGRLGRFQRVSQRNSFPLGLNARPATSARTVAIGNAAQTLHPVAGQGLNLGLRDAAVLAKLLAQDSATSALEKFAARRKLDRSMTIHMTDMMARVFASAPEGALSQTLLGFSLGLVDAFKPAKNLLAEQMMFGRR comes from the coding sequence ATGACAGATAGCAACCTTAGCGCCCCCGGCACACTTCATACGGATATCGCCATTTGTGGTGCCGGGCCGGTAGGAATTACACTCGCAGCCCTATTAATCAAGCGCGGCATTGCGCCAGACCGGATCGCGCTGATCGATGGCAAAACCATTGATCAGGCACGCCTCGATCCGCGTGCAATTGCGCTGTCCTATGGCAGCCGTCAAATTCTGGAAGATGTCGGCGCATGGCCTTTAGCAGCGACAGCCATTCATGAGATTCACGTTTCGCGGCGCGGACATTTCGGCCGCGCGTTGATTGAACGCGACGATTATCAGTTGTCGGCGTTGGGTTACGTTAGTCGTTATGGCGACTTGGTGACGACCCTCGCGGGATTGCCAGCATTGCGCGGCGTTTCCCTGTTGCGCCCGGTTCAGGTCAGCAGCAGTGACGAGCAAGCCGATGGAGTCAACATTGTGCTATCGGATGGCGGTGTGTCCGATGGTCGCCTGCTACGCAGCAAAATAATGGTGCAGGCCGAGGGTGGTTTGTTCGGGGCACAAACCGGCAAAACATTACAGCGTGATTACGATCAGATCGCTATCGTTGCGCACGTTCAGACCAGCGCCCCCATTCCGCATCGCGCCTTTGAGCGATTTACCGATCAGGGTCCGCTGGCGCTATTGCCCCAGGACGACGGTTACGCGTTAGTCTGGTGTGTCCGCCCGGCCAATGCTGCAGAGTTGCTTGCGCTTACCGATGCTCTTTTTCTGCAAGCGCTTGCAGACGCTTTCGGTGGGCGCCTGGGTCGTTTCCAGCGGGTCTCTCAACGCAACAGCTTTCCGCTCGGCCTGAATGCCCGCCCAGCCACTTCGGCGCGCACCGTCGCCATCGGCAATGCGGCACAAACGCTGCATCCTGTTGCAGGGCAAGGACTCAACCTGGGTTTGCGCGACGCAGCTGTTTTGGCCAAATTATTGGCGCAGGACAGTGCAACGTCAGCATTGGAAAAATTCGCCGCCCGAAGAAAGCTGGATCGCAGCATGACCATTCATATGACCGATATGATGGCGCGCGTATTTGCCAGCGCCCCGGAGGGTGCCCTCTCGCAAACCTTGCTAGGATTTTCGCTCGGTCTGGTGGACGCGTTTAAACCGGCGAAAAACCTGTTGGCCGAGCAAATGATGTTCGGACGACGCTAA
- a CDS encoding aminopeptidase P N-terminal domain-containing protein: MTPYSTRRAQLIALMQAKGGGVAIIPTAPEVMRNRDADYPYRHDSYFYYLSGFMEPEAVVVLVAGEQPKAILFCREKNLEREIWDGVRYGPVAACEKFGFDAAFPIEAMAAEIPKLLADAPSVFYALGHQSDYDQKLQGWLDTVRAMGRAGVVAPSAIHNVQVLMDEMRLFKDADEVALMRRAGVISAEGHCRAMRLARPGLREYELEAELLHEFRRQGSQYPAYGSIVATGANACVLHYRASDAILKDGDLVLIDAGCEFDSYAGDITRTFPANGVFSGPQKELYEIVLAAQYAAIEVTRPGKHFMDGHDAAVRVLAQGMLDTGLLDKNKVGALDDVITNGDFRQFYMHRTGHWLGMDVHDVGEYRDLHAPVVQGEPKPWRGLQPGMVTTVEPGIYVRPAQGVPEKYWNIGIRIEDDALVTETGCELMSTGAPRAVGDIEAMMRK, encoded by the coding sequence ATGACCCCTTACTCCACAAGACGCGCCCAGTTAATCGCATTGATGCAAGCCAAAGGCGGCGGCGTAGCGATCATTCCAACGGCACCGGAGGTCATGCGCAATCGCGATGCCGATTACCCCTATCGCCACGACAGTTACTTCTATTATCTGTCTGGTTTTATGGAACCGGAAGCAGTCGTCGTGCTGGTCGCTGGAGAACAACCTAAAGCCATCCTGTTTTGTCGTGAAAAGAATCTGGAACGGGAAATCTGGGACGGGGTTCGTTACGGCCCCGTCGCCGCCTGCGAAAAATTCGGTTTCGATGCGGCTTTTCCGATCGAAGCGATGGCCGCTGAAATCCCTAAGTTATTAGCCGATGCACCATCCGTGTTTTATGCACTGGGTCATCAAAGCGACTACGATCAAAAACTGCAAGGCTGGTTAGACACGGTGCGCGCCATGGGCCGCGCCGGCGTTGTTGCGCCTTCTGCCATCCACAACGTACAGGTGTTGATGGACGAAATGCGCTTGTTTAAAGACGCCGATGAAGTCGCGCTAATGCGCCGCGCTGGCGTCATTTCGGCGGAAGGCCATTGCCGCGCTATGCGACTTGCCCGGCCCGGACTGCGCGAATATGAACTGGAAGCTGAACTGCTGCACGAGTTTCGCCGCCAGGGTTCCCAATATCCCGCCTATGGATCGATAGTCGCTACCGGTGCCAATGCGTGCGTGCTGCATTATCGGGCCAGCGATGCGATCCTCAAGGACGGCGATCTGGTCCTGATTGATGCCGGTTGCGAATTCGATAGTTACGCCGGCGATATTACCCGTACATTTCCGGCCAATGGCGTGTTCTCAGGTCCGCAAAAAGAATTATATGAAATTGTATTAGCCGCGCAATATGCTGCGATTGAGGTCACCCGCCCCGGCAAGCATTTTATGGATGGTCATGACGCCGCCGTGCGGGTATTGGCGCAAGGAATGCTGGATACCGGATTGCTCGATAAAAACAAGGTCGGCGCGCTTGACGACGTTATCACCAACGGCGATTTCAGACAATTTTATATGCACCGCACCGGGCATTGGCTCGGTATGGATGTGCACGATGTTGGCGAATATCGCGATCTGCATGCACCGGTCGTCCAGGGCGAGCCGAAGCCATGGCGCGGTTTGCAGCCCGGCATGGTCACCACGGTCGAACCCGGAATTTACGTGCGGCCAGCACAAGGCGTTCCAGAGAAATACTGGAACATTGGCATCCGGATTGAGGACGACGCTTTAGTCACAGAAACTGGTTGCGAACTGATGAGCACCGGCGCACCACGTGCCGTCGGTGATATCGAAGCAATGATGCGGAAATAG
- the murU gene encoding N-acetylmuramate alpha-1-phosphate uridylyltransferase MurU produces the protein MKAMIFAAGRGERMRPLTDTTPKPLLKVRGRPLIVWHIVNLVRAGITDIIINHAHLGQLIEDTLGDGSKYGAKISYSAEGTALETAGAVAKARHLLGEAAFVAVSADIYCPYFNFEQVKTTLEDNDVWGVPHPLETRDVAWLYLVKNPDHHPQGDFAVNSFSVSNEGEPRFTYSGIGVFRPMMFDSVAAGEFGKLAPIIRQYADLNQIGGEVYRGDWTDVGTIERLERLNAPM, from the coding sequence ATGAAAGCAATGATTTTTGCCGCCGGTCGCGGAGAGCGCATGCGCCCACTGACCGACACTACTCCCAAACCGCTCCTGAAAGTCAGGGGTCGCCCGCTGATCGTCTGGCATATCGTCAATCTGGTGCGCGCAGGCATCACCGATATCATCATTAATCATGCCCATTTAGGCCAGTTGATTGAAGATACGCTCGGCGACGGCAGTAAATATGGCGCCAAAATTTCGTACTCGGCGGAAGGCACAGCGCTGGAAACGGCAGGCGCTGTCGCCAAAGCACGCCATTTGCTGGGCGAAGCCGCATTTGTCGCAGTTTCGGCCGATATTTACTGTCCTTATTTCAACTTTGAGCAGGTAAAAACCACGCTGGAAGACAACGACGTCTGGGGCGTTCCCCACCCGCTTGAAACGCGCGACGTCGCCTGGCTATATCTGGTAAAAAATCCGGACCATCATCCGCAAGGTGATTTTGCCGTGAACAGCTTTTCGGTCTCTAACGAAGGTGAGCCACGTTTTACCTATTCCGGTATAGGCGTGTTCCGTCCGATGATGTTCGATTCTGTGGCAGCTGGCGAATTTGGTAAATTAGCGCCAATAATCCGGCAATACGCTGATCTCAACCAAATCGGCGGAGAGGTGTATCGTGGAGACTGGACAGACGTTGGAACGATCGAACGCCTGGAACGACTAAACGCACCGATGTAA
- a CDS encoding aminoglycoside phosphotransferase family protein: MTSPELSPLCAAPGTLCLPLAAPDLRLLQILDWLSTLADHPTLADSIRPASADASFRRYFRIDAANVGVASGSPGEVKTLIVMDAPQPQEDVRPFISIAGIFHEAGMSTPDILAQDVERGFLLLSDLGPTTYLQQLNAENTDANALYLDAIDALVKMQTHSKPDVLQEYDRAFLQKELQIFSEWYIGKHLNVTLTTEQSTSLDEVFNAILANNMAQPQVYVHRDYHSRNLMVLPNGNPGVLDFQGALYGPITYDLASLLRDVYRSWDEAQVLDWVIRYWERAKRVGLPVAPDIDTFYRDFEYIGLQRHLKILGLFARLNYRDGKPEYMQHIPQVMDYVRKTALRYRELIPLVRLIDKLEDTPQRIGYTF; the protein is encoded by the coding sequence ATGACATCACCTGAATTATCGCCGCTGTGCGCAGCGCCTGGAACACTCTGTTTGCCCCTTGCCGCACCGGATTTGCGCCTGCTACAAATACTTGACTGGCTGTCGACCTTAGCCGACCACCCTACGCTCGCTGATTCGATTCGGCCAGCCTCTGCCGACGCCAGTTTTCGACGTTACTTCCGCATTGATGCCGCTAACGTAGGCGTTGCTAGCGGCTCCCCTGGCGAGGTCAAAACCCTGATCGTGATGGATGCGCCGCAACCGCAAGAGGATGTGCGGCCATTTATTTCTATTGCAGGAATCTTTCACGAAGCAGGAATGTCGACCCCTGACATTTTGGCGCAGGATGTTGAACGGGGATTTTTGTTGTTATCCGACCTCGGCCCCACAACTTATTTGCAACAACTCAACGCCGAGAACACCGACGCTAACGCTTTGTATCTAGACGCAATTGATGCGCTAGTAAAGATGCAAACCCACAGCAAACCAGACGTCTTGCAGGAATATGACCGCGCCTTTTTGCAAAAAGAATTACAGATTTTTTCTGAATGGTACATCGGCAAGCATCTAAATGTCACTTTGACCACAGAGCAAAGTACCAGTCTCGACGAGGTGTTCAATGCCATTCTTGCCAACAATATGGCGCAACCGCAAGTTTACGTCCATCGAGACTATCATTCACGCAACTTAATGGTCCTGCCTAATGGCAACCCCGGGGTTCTGGACTTTCAGGGGGCGCTATACGGTCCCATCACCTACGACCTGGCTTCCCTGCTGCGCGATGTTTATCGGTCATGGGATGAAGCACAGGTACTCGACTGGGTGATCCGCTATTGGGAACGTGCCAAACGGGTCGGCCTACCGGTTGCACCCGATATCGATACTTTTTACCGTGATTTTGAATATATCGGCTTGCAGCGCCATCTTAAAATCCTTGGTTTATTTGCGCGCCTGAATTACCGCGACGGAAAACCCGAATACATGCAGCACATTCCGCAGGTGATGGACTATGTACGAAAAACGGCATTGCGTTATCGCGAGTTGATCCCGTTGGTACGGCTGATTGATAAGCTGGAAGATACGCCGCAACGGATTGGCTATACCTTCTAA
- a CDS encoding LPS-assembly protein LptD produces the protein MPLSQSSPQSLLSSPRRSPFRGPAAGRKRQIARLPPPRMQRLAWLIASVLASAMPIFVSSPAMAQTAPVRPPRVDESNLPTTVEANQMTGRPDRVLNLDNNVDLTRGQTEVKSDKATYRIIENEVEAHGCVRMNRYGDEYTGNDLKLNMDSGEGFLTQPTYKFGINGGHGAAERYDFQDEDHARAITGTYTTCPGTNPDWYIKANTMDIDTGRGEGLAHGGILYFKDVPILASPILSFPLSSDRQSGFLPPTIGATSTGGGEISMPYYFNIAPNRDLTFTPNVITKRGIQLGLEGRYLGDTYSGITKLEYLPNDMLTKTNRYAIESNHTQNFGGGFGMSWNVNYASDNQYPDDFSRSITQSAQRLLNRELDLTYGGTYGSVTALASRYQVLQDYDVNGNPLIVRPYDRLPQVTYTVGRQDVGGFDWTVNAQYTRFKNSLYDVPTTVQLPGEGDRLYINPQLSYPIIGASYFLTPKIQLDATSYSLTDVVPGAPTSFSRVLPTFSLDGGLTFEREAKLFGNAVTQTLEPRMFYVRTPYKDQNNYPLFDTGVADFNFAQIFTENSFAGHDRISDANQLTTAVTSRFIQENGVERLRLAIGQRFYFTPPLVTLDNTITNSRSDLLLGASGQVTSTLGIDSNIQYSQTNNTLQRANYSLRWQPAPKEVINFAYRLDRTPADVALNNNEVLKQVDLSAQWPIAKRWYGVGRINYSLQDRRVAEGLLGVEYKADCWVFRVVAQRTPTSTAQTSSALFFQLELNGLTKLGSNPMQALKGSIPGYQNVNQPDKIISN, from the coding sequence GTGCCCCTTTCACAATCGTCGCCGCAATCATTGCTGTCGTCTCCACGCCGCTCGCCTTTTCGCGGACCTGCGGCTGGGCGCAAGCGCCAGATAGCGCGGTTGCCGCCGCCCCGTATGCAACGCCTCGCTTGGCTGATTGCGTCCGTATTGGCTTCTGCGATGCCGATATTCGTGTCGTCTCCAGCGATGGCGCAAACCGCACCGGTCCGGCCACCACGCGTCGACGAGAGCAATTTGCCCACCACCGTGGAGGCCAATCAGATGACCGGACGGCCAGATCGGGTGTTGAATCTCGACAACAATGTCGATCTGACACGCGGACAGACCGAGGTGAAATCCGATAAGGCAACTTATCGCATCATCGAAAACGAGGTCGAAGCTCACGGTTGTGTTCGCATGAACCGCTATGGCGACGAATATACCGGAAACGATCTCAAGCTGAATATGGATTCGGGTGAGGGGTTTTTAACCCAGCCGACCTATAAATTTGGTATCAACGGTGGCCACGGTGCTGCTGAACGGTATGATTTTCAGGACGAAGACCATGCGCGAGCGATTACGGGAACCTATACGACTTGCCCCGGTACCAATCCCGATTGGTACATTAAAGCCAATACAATGGATATCGACACCGGTCGCGGCGAAGGTTTAGCCCACGGCGGTATATTGTATTTTAAAGATGTGCCGATCCTGGCTTCGCCGATTTTGTCATTCCCGCTGTCAAGCGACCGTCAGTCCGGATTTTTGCCGCCGACGATCGGTGCCACCAGTACGGGCGGTGGCGAAATTAGCATGCCGTATTATTTTAATATCGCCCCCAACCGCGATCTGACGTTTACCCCGAATGTGATTACCAAGCGCGGTATTCAGCTGGGCCTGGAGGGACGCTATCTCGGCGATACCTATAGCGGCATCACCAAGCTCGAATATTTACCGAACGATATGCTGACCAAGACCAATCGTTATGCGATTGAGTCAAATCACACCCAAAACTTTGGTGGTGGGTTTGGCATGTCCTGGAACGTCAATTACGCCTCCGACAATCAATATCCGGACGATTTTTCCCGCTCAATTACCCAGAGTGCGCAACGATTGTTAAACCGCGAATTGGACCTTACCTATGGCGGAACCTATGGTAGCGTGACCGCGCTGGCATCACGCTATCAGGTATTGCAAGATTACGATGTCAACGGTAATCCATTGATTGTGCGTCCGTATGATCGGTTGCCCCAGGTGACTTACACCGTTGGTCGCCAGGACGTCGGTGGCTTTGACTGGACGGTGAACGCGCAATACACACGGTTCAAGAACAGCTTATATGACGTTCCGACGACGGTGCAATTGCCGGGCGAGGGAGACCGGCTGTATATTAATCCGCAGCTTTCCTATCCGATTATTGGTGCCAGTTATTTTTTGACACCAAAAATTCAACTGGACGCAACGTCGTATAGCCTGACGGACGTGGTGCCTGGTGCGCCAACCAGTTTTAGTCGCGTGCTTCCGACGTTCTCGCTGGATGGTGGGCTGACTTTTGAACGCGAAGCCAAACTATTTGGCAACGCCGTGACTCAGACCCTGGAACCACGGATGTTTTATGTGCGCACACCCTATAAGGATCAGAATAATTACCCGCTGTTCGATACCGGCGTCGCTGATTTCAATTTTGCGCAGATTTTCACAGAGAACAGTTTTGCCGGTCATGACCGTATTAGCGATGCAAATCAGCTAACTACGGCGGTCACCTCTCGCTTTATTCAGGAGAATGGCGTCGAGCGTCTGCGTCTGGCGATCGGTCAACGTTTTTATTTCACGCCACCTCTGGTGACGTTGGATAACACGATTACCAATAGTCGCTCTGATTTGCTGTTAGGGGCAAGCGGACAGGTCACCAGCACCCTCGGTATCGACAGTAACATTCAATATAGCCAAACTAATAATACACTGCAGCGTGCGAATTACAGTCTGCGCTGGCAGCCCGCACCCAAAGAGGTGATTAATTTCGCGTATCGTCTGGATCGCACTCCTGCAGATGTCGCATTGAATAACAACGAAGTACTGAAACAGGTCGATCTTTCCGCACAATGGCCAATAGCGAAGCGCTGGTATGGTGTGGGTCGTATCAACTATTCGTTGCAGGATCGTCGCGTTGCTGAAGGCTTGCTCGGCGTAGAGTACAAAGCGGACTGTTGGGTTTTTCGTGTAGTTGCACAGCGGACACCTACCTCGACAGCACAGACTAGCTCGGCATTATTTTTCCAGCTTGAATTGAATGGTTTGACCAAACTCGGCTCTAACCCGATGCAAGCGTTAAAAGGCAGCATCCCAGGTTATCAGAATGTAAATCAACCAGACAAGATCATCAGTAATTGA